In a single window of the Delftia tsuruhatensis genome:
- a CDS encoding winged helix-turn-helix domain-containing protein has protein sequence MRVLIVDDHAPSAEYLRQGLSRSGFNVDVACNGRDALGLVLRQEYCLVVLEFEIAGMGGRALLASLREQVGTPVMVVTRSHSLEDQVFCLKNGADDYLVKPVRLPEFLARAGLRMRSTRPPGAGGPRLTLGDLVLDLSRTRAERAGLRLDLTRQEFMLLMVMLQRQGDVVPRADLVEQIWQVPFDKPTNVVDVAVRRLRSKLDDPFSTKLLHTVRGLGYVLELR, from the coding sequence ATGAGGGTCCTGATCGTGGATGACCATGCCCCATCGGCCGAGTACCTGCGCCAGGGCCTGTCGCGCAGCGGGTTCAACGTGGATGTGGCCTGCAACGGCCGGGATGCACTCGGCCTGGTCCTGCGCCAGGAATACTGCCTGGTGGTGCTGGAGTTCGAGATTGCCGGGATGGGTGGTCGCGCCCTGCTGGCCAGCCTGCGCGAGCAGGTCGGCACGCCCGTGATGGTCGTCACCCGCAGCCACAGCCTGGAGGACCAGGTGTTCTGCCTGAAGAACGGGGCCGACGACTATCTGGTCAAGCCCGTGAGGCTGCCCGAGTTCCTGGCCCGGGCGGGCCTGCGCATGCGCAGCACAAGGCCGCCAGGTGCAGGCGGCCCCAGGCTGACCCTCGGGGATCTGGTGCTGGACCTGTCGAGGACGCGCGCCGAGCGCGCCGGCCTGCGGCTGGATCTGACGCGGCAGGAGTTCATGCTGCTGATGGTGATGCTGCAGCGCCAGGGCGACGTGGTGCCACGCGCCGACCTGGTCGAGCAGATATGGCAGGTGCCCTTCGACAAGCCCACCAATGTGGTCGACGTGGCGGTCCGCAGACTCAGGAGCAAGCTGGACGACCCCTTCTCCACCAAGCTGCTGCACACGGTGCGCGGCCTCGGCTACGTGCTGGAGCTGCGCTGA
- a CDS encoding porin, whose amino-acid sequence MKIHHILAAATLPIISIGASAQSSVTLFGILDTNIRYVNNSDLPSNITMDNGACPPAAWASGASRIWAAGSRRDSGWSRMSTPTQARPMQAASSSSAAPRSA is encoded by the coding sequence ATGAAAATCCACCACATACTGGCCGCGGCCACCCTGCCGATCATTTCCATCGGCGCCAGCGCCCAATCCAGCGTCACCCTATTTGGCATTCTCGACACCAATATCCGCTATGTGAACAACAGCGACCTGCCCAGCAACATCACCATGGACAACGGGGCCTGTCCTCCGGCCGCCTGGGCTTCAGGGGCATCGAGGATCTGGGCGGCGGGCTCAAGGCGGGATTCTGGCTGGAGTCGGATGTCTACGCCGACACAGGCGCGACCCATGCAAGCGGCAAGTTCTTCCAGCGCCGCTCCACGGTCAGCCTGA
- a CDS encoding porin, with product MGGGLKAGFWLESDVYADTGATHASGKFFQRRSTVSLMGGFGEIRLGRDFTPAAQNPVKFDPFNVIGLANSNRISRLPGAMTNYYRSDNAIQYFTPKWNGLQAEVMYALDENPKSSVGRHVAGRVSYDNGPISLAMNIGRTDIAAGGVKLKQYGVGASYDFGVAKLMGYFQREDLPYGTYGSSTLGAEDRWQIGLTVPVGNNYIRASYVRTDSRKGPAAFNGSDANRYAIGYVHNLSRRTALYGTVARITNKGGANFSLAGGTPGLAAGGSSTGTEFGIRHAF from the coding sequence CTGGGCGGCGGGCTCAAGGCGGGATTCTGGCTGGAGTCGGATGTCTACGCCGACACAGGCGCGACCCATGCAAGCGGCAAGTTCTTCCAGCGCCGCTCCACGGTCAGCCTGATGGGCGGCTTCGGCGAAATCCGCCTCGGCCGCGACTTCACGCCCGCCGCGCAGAATCCCGTCAAGTTCGACCCGTTCAACGTGATCGGCCTGGCCAATTCCAACCGCATCAGCCGCCTGCCCGGCGCCATGACGAACTACTACCGCAGCGACAACGCCATCCAGTACTTCACTCCCAAGTGGAATGGCCTGCAGGCAGAGGTGATGTATGCGCTGGACGAGAATCCCAAGAGCAGCGTTGGACGCCACGTTGCAGGCCGCGTGAGCTATGACAACGGCCCGATCAGCCTGGCCATGAACATCGGCCGCACGGACATCGCCGCAGGGGGCGTGAAGCTCAAGCAGTATGGTGTGGGCGCTTCCTACGATTTCGGTGTTGCCAAGCTGATGGGCTATTTCCAGCGTGAAGATCTTCCATACGGCACCTACGGCTCCAGCACGCTGGGCGCCGAGGACCGCTGGCAGATCGGTCTGACCGTTCCCGTCGGCAACAACTACATCCGCGCCTCCTATGTGCGCACCGACTCGCGCAAGGGCCCCGCCGCCTTCAACGGCAGCGACGCCAACCGCTATGCGATCGGCTACGTGCACAACCTGTCCCGCCGCACGGCGCTGTATGGAACGGTTGCCCGCATCACCAACAAGGGCGGCGCGAACTTCAGCCTGGCAGGCGGCACACCGGGACTGGCCGCCGGCGGCAGCTCCACGGGCACCGAATTCGGCATTCGCCACGCCTTCTAA
- a CDS encoding CzcE family metal-binding protein, with protein sequence MGLPTIESGDHHEEIFFSVGAAAILMTGFAAHADQFPTGKSYYGSPAPAGNYRTIDLSRKEPINITCGETVNFSSQGKVFAWKASSIQHNNVPVSRFAPAGFDAQGRSIFISPSEFEQGG encoded by the coding sequence ATGGGATTGCCAACCATTGAATCAGGAGACCACCATGAAGAAATTTTTTTTTCCGTGGGCGCCGCAGCCATCCTCATGACCGGCTTTGCAGCCCATGCCGATCAATTCCCCACCGGCAAGTCCTATTACGGCTCGCCCGCGCCGGCAGGAAATTACCGGACCATCGACCTTTCCCGCAAGGAGCCCATCAACATCACATGCGGTGAAACCGTCAATTTCAGCAGCCAGGGCAAGGTATTCGCCTGGAAGGCAAGTTCCATCCAGCACAACAATGTGCCCGTGTCACGTTTTGCGCCTGCGGGCTTCGACGCGCAGGGCCGCTCGATCTTCATCAGCCCCAGCGAATTCGAGCAAGGCGGCTGA
- the apaG gene encoding Co2+/Mg2+ efflux protein ApaG: MPMNEFQVQVRPAFLPEQSAPAAGVYAFSYTITVTNTGDVPGQLIARHWIITNELGHVEEVKGLGVIGRQPLLQPGESFEYTSGCQLRTPNGSMQGSYLCISHEGEVFECSIPRFQLKSGADGDSFPDPDSRVLH; this comes from the coding sequence ATGCCCATGAACGAGTTCCAGGTCCAGGTCCGCCCGGCCTTCTTGCCAGAGCAATCCGCTCCAGCCGCGGGCGTGTACGCCTTTTCCTACACGATCACGGTGACCAATACCGGCGATGTGCCGGGGCAATTGATCGCGCGCCACTGGATCATCACCAACGAGCTGGGCCATGTCGAGGAAGTCAAGGGCCTGGGCGTGATCGGCCGCCAGCCGCTGCTGCAACCCGGCGAGTCCTTCGAGTACACCAGCGGCTGCCAGCTGCGCACGCCCAATGGCAGCATGCAGGGCAGCTACCTGTGCATCAGCCACGAAGGCGAGGTCTTCGAATGCAGCATTCCGCGGTTCCAGCTGAAATCGGGCGCCGATGGCGACAGCTTTCCGGACCCTGACAGCCGCGTGCTGCACTGA
- a CDS encoding site-specific recombinase: MKRITQDLPGLLAALDPEADLAHRHLWLIHLLEWVRAPKPSVDGAVQRVQLLVEAVEADPAVRQRLHSWWLRFIDTVDITALLADFGFAPRTNMFSELSERARYKLLPSTPETVDASELFMLAMPDEFDARWLHALEAPLLERIAVLLTDGSEGQGSSFWQNSLLGAITYCTGQILSTGFSPELRLRMDEQARDDQPFHALIHDTESLRVEVMHALRTNDRRDAAEARLRERLDACRAAVTSVYAHFESEGISVGLVFRLRQLRARILRVRRLLDCLLADNRATETADLLANLVSVGIERRSLRALLSTNTSLLAAKVAERSAETGEHYITRTGKEYLSMVTKAAGGGFVMAFTTLMKFALYALGLSAFWGGLAAGINYSISFVLIQLLHFTVATKQPAMTAPAMAAKLKDLRASEAIEEFVDEVAHLVRSQVAAVLGNVLVVCPMVLLLSLGYAQLFGHTPIDAPHSIAVLDSLSLLGPSPLFAAFTGVLLFASSLIAGWAENWFVLRRLDSVIRYNPGITRWLGARRADRWAHFWRKNISGFAANVSLGMMLGLVPAFAAFFGLGLEVRHVTLSAGQIGAASAALGWEVLHSNVFWWAVALLPVNGALNVTVSFYLAFRVALRAHNVSGVDRSRIYSAIRRRLRTAPLSFFRP; the protein is encoded by the coding sequence ATGAAGCGAATCACCCAAGACCTGCCCGGCCTGCTGGCCGCACTTGACCCCGAGGCCGACCTCGCCCACCGCCACCTGTGGCTGATCCACCTGCTCGAATGGGTGCGTGCACCCAAGCCGTCGGTGGATGGCGCCGTGCAACGCGTGCAGCTGCTGGTGGAGGCCGTGGAGGCCGATCCTGCGGTGCGCCAGCGCCTGCATTCCTGGTGGCTGCGCTTCATCGACACGGTGGACATCACCGCATTGCTGGCCGATTTCGGCTTCGCGCCGCGCACCAACATGTTCAGCGAGCTGTCCGAGCGCGCGCGCTACAAGCTGCTGCCCAGCACGCCCGAGACAGTGGACGCCTCCGAGCTGTTCATGCTGGCCATGCCGGACGAATTCGACGCACGCTGGCTGCATGCGCTGGAGGCGCCGCTGCTGGAACGCATCGCCGTGCTGCTGACTGACGGCAGCGAGGGCCAGGGCAGCAGCTTCTGGCAGAACAGCCTGCTGGGCGCCATCACCTATTGCACGGGCCAGATCCTGTCCACGGGCTTCTCGCCCGAGCTGCGCCTGCGCATGGACGAGCAGGCCCGTGACGACCAGCCTTTCCATGCGCTGATCCACGATACGGAAAGCCTGCGCGTGGAGGTGATGCATGCGCTGCGCACGAACGACCGGCGCGACGCGGCCGAGGCCCGGCTGCGCGAGCGGCTGGACGCCTGCCGCGCTGCCGTGACCTCGGTCTACGCGCATTTCGAGTCCGAAGGCATCTCGGTGGGTCTGGTGTTCCGCCTGCGCCAGTTGCGTGCGCGCATCCTGCGCGTGCGGCGGCTGCTCGACTGCCTGCTCGCCGACAACCGCGCCACCGAGACCGCGGACCTGCTGGCCAACCTGGTCTCGGTGGGCATAGAGCGGCGCAGCCTGCGCGCGCTGCTGTCCACCAACACCTCGCTGCTGGCCGCCAAGGTCGCCGAGCGCAGCGCCGAGACCGGCGAACACTACATCACGCGCACCGGCAAGGAATACCTGTCCATGGTCACCAAGGCCGCTGGCGGCGGCTTCGTGATGGCCTTCACCACATTGATGAAGTTCGCGCTGTATGCGCTGGGGCTGTCGGCGTTCTGGGGTGGCCTGGCTGCGGGCATCAACTACTCGATCAGCTTCGTGCTGATCCAGCTGCTGCACTTCACGGTGGCGACCAAGCAGCCCGCCATGACGGCACCGGCCATGGCCGCCAAGCTCAAGGACCTGCGCGCCAGCGAGGCCATCGAGGAGTTCGTGGACGAGGTGGCCCATCTGGTGCGCTCCCAGGTGGCGGCGGTGCTGGGCAACGTGCTGGTGGTATGCCCCATGGTGCTGCTGCTGTCGCTGGGCTATGCCCAACTGTTCGGCCATACGCCCATCGATGCCCCGCATTCGATCGCCGTGCTCGACTCGCTGAGCCTGCTGGGTCCGTCGCCGCTGTTCGCCGCCTTCACGGGCGTGCTGCTGTTCGCCAGCAGCCTGATCGCGGGCTGGGCCGAGAACTGGTTCGTGCTGCGCCGCCTGGACTCGGTGATCCGCTACAACCCCGGCATCACGCGCTGGCTGGGAGCCCGACGCGCCGACCGCTGGGCGCATTTCTGGCGCAAGAACATCTCGGGCTTCGCCGCCAATGTCTCGCTGGGCATGATGCTGGGCCTGGTGCCGGCCTTCGCGGCCTTCTTCGGCCTGGGCCTGGAGGTAAGGCACGTCACGCTGTCGGCAGGCCAGATCGGCGCGGCCAGCGCGGCCCTGGGCTGGGAGGTCCTGCACTCCAACGTCTTCTGGTGGGCGGTTGCCCTACTGCCGGTCAATGGCGCGCTGAACGTCACTGTCAGCTTTTATCTGGCATTCCGCGTCGCGCTGAGGGCACACAATGTGAGCGGAGTCGACCGCTCGCGCATCTATTCGGCCATCCGCCGCCGCCTGCGCACAGCGCCGTTGAGTTTCTTCCGCCCCTGA